The Tolypothrix sp. PCC 7712 region GCACCCCTGATAAGGGTGAGGTCCCTGGTTCGAGTCCAGGATGGCCCACCTGAACAAGTAAAAAGAGCAAAGTAAAAAGTAAAAAGAAAGTGTAAATTCTTTTGAATTTTTCCTTTAAACTTTTACCTTGTGGATGGGGGTTTAGCTCAGTTGGTAGAGCGCCTGCTTTGCAAGCAGGATGTCAGCGGTTCGAGTCCGCTAACCTCCACATGATATCTGTTGTGACAGCAGCAAAAGTGAATATATCACAGGTAAAAATTAGCCAAAAGTGATAGAGTGAGTAGTTTTTGTGTTCATAGCAGAGAATGTGGTAAGATAAGAGATTGTGGGTAAATTCAGCAATTGACGTCAAAAAGAGTCAAACTGCTGGAAATAGTCCAGCCAGAACCTTGAAAACTGCATAGTAACGCGAAAAATAGCAGGCAGACGAAATTTCAAGTAATGAGTGCTGAGTGCTGAGTGCTAAGTGTAAAACACAAAGGCTCCCATGAAAGTAGTCAGGAAAGAGAAAGAGTTTGCAGATGTGAAACCAAATGTATTGTGGTCAAGCTAATAAGGGCTGATGGTGGATACCTAGGCACACAGAGGCGAAGAAGGACGTGGTTACCGACGAAATGCTCCGGGGAGTTGGAAGCAGACTATGAGCCGGAGGTATCCGAATGGGGCAACCCTATGTACTACCTGCTGAATATATAGGCAGGAAAGAGCCAACCCAGCGAATTGAAACATCTTAGTAGCTGGAGGAAGAGAAATCAATTAAGAGATTCCCTCAGTAGTGGTGAGCGAAAGGGGAAAAGCCTAAACCAGTTGGTTTACTGACTGGGGTAGTGGGACAGCGATATCGAATCTAGAGGTTAGACGAAGCAGCTAAATACTGCACCAAAGAAGGTGAAAGTCCTGTAGTCAAAAGCTGAAGGATAGTAGCTGAATCCCGAGTAGCATGGGGCACGAGGAATCCCATGTGAATCAGCGAGGACCACCTCGTAAGGCTAAATACTACTGTGTGACCGATAGTGAACCAGTACCGCGAGGGAAAGGTGAAAAGAACCCCGGGAGGGGAGTGAAATAGAACATGAAACCATCAGCTTACAAGCAGTGGGAGTCCGATTCAACGGATGACCGCGTGCCTGTTGAAGAATGAGCCGGCGACTTATAGGCACTGGTAGGTTAAAGCGAGAATGCTGGAGCCAAAGGGAAACCGAGTCTGAAAAGGGCGATAATCAGTGTTTATAGACCCGAACCCTGGTGATCTAACCATGTCCAGGATGAAGCTTGGGTAACACCAAGTGGAGGTCCGAACCGACCGATGTTGAAAAATCGGCGGATGAGGTGTGGTTAGGGGTGAAATGCCAATCGAACCAGGAGCTAGCTGGTTCTCCCCGAAATGTGTTTAGGCGCAGCGGTAATGATTATATTTGGGGGGTAAAGCACTGTTTCGGTGCGGGCTGGGAGACCGGTACCAAATCGAGACAAACTCAGAATACCCAAAGCACACATTGCCAGTGAGACAGTGGGGGATAAGCTTCATTGTCAAGAGGGAAACAGCCCAGACCACCAGCTAAGGTCCCCAAATCATCGCTAAGTGAGAAAGGAGGTGAGAGTGCATAGACAACTAGGAGGTTTGCCTAGAAGCAGCCACCCTTGAAAGAGTGCGTAATAGCTCACTAGTCAAGCGCTCTTGCGCCGAAAATGAACGGGGCTAAGCGATGTACCGAAGCTGTGGGATTTGTTGAAAAATAAATCGGTAGGGGAGCGTTCCGTGGTAGGGAGAAGCAGTAGCGGCAAGCAGCTGTGGACGAAACGGAAGTGAGAATGTCGGCTTGAGTAGCGCAAATATGTGTGAGAATCACATACCCCGAAACCCTAAGGGTTCCAGAGCCAGGTTCGTCCGCTCTGGGTTAGTCGGGACCTAAGGCGAGGTCGAAAGGCGTAGTCGATGGACACAGGGTGACTAATCCCTGACTAAGGTATGGGAGCATTGCTAGGGACGCATGAAAGATAGCTACACCCTGATTGGTTTGGGAGGAGTTTACGAACTCCGAGTAGTGATTCGATTGTGCCAAGAAAAGCTAGGAATGTGATGAACATATCTTACCCGTACCCGAAACCGACACAGGTAGGGAGGTTGAGAATACCAAGGGGCGCGAGATAACTCTCTCTAAGGAACTCGGCAAAATGGCCCCGTAACTTCGGAAGAAGGGGTGCCCACGAGAGTGGGTCGCAGTGAAGAGATCCAGGCGACTGTTTACCAAAAACACAGGTCTCCGCAAACTCGAAAGAGGAGGTATGGGGGCTGACGCCTGCCCAGTGCCGGAAGGTTAAGGAAGCTGGTCAGCGAAAGTGAAGCTGGCGACCGAAGCCCCGGTGAACGGCGGCCGTAACTATAACGGTCCTAAGGTAGCGAAATTCCTTGTCGGGTAAGTTCCGACCCGCACGAAAGGCGTAACGATCTGGATGGTGTCTCAGAGAGAGACTCGGCGAAATAGGAATGTCTGTGAAGATACGGACTGCCTGCACCTGGACAGAAAGACCCTATGAAGCTTTACTGTAGCCTGGAATTGTGTTCGGGCTTCGCTTGCGCAGGATAGGTGGGAGGCAAAGAGATATTCCTTGTGGGGAATATGGAGCCAACGGTGAGATACCACTCTGGCGAAGCTAGAATTCTAACCTCGCACCCTTACCGGGTGTAGGAACAGTTTCAGGTGGGCAGTTTGACTGGGGCGGTCGCCTCCTAAAAAGTAACGGAGGCGCGCAAAGGTTCCCTCAGCACGCTTGGAAACCGTGCGGCGAGTGTAAAGGCATAAAGGGAGCTTGACTGCAAGAGTGACCACTCGAGCAGGTACGAAAGTAGGCCTTAGTGATCCGACGGCGCAGCGTGGAATGGCCGTCGCTCAACGGATAAAAGTTACTCTAGGGATAACAGGCTGATCTCCCCCAAGAGTCCACATCGACGGGGAGGTTTGGCACCTCGATGTCGGCTCATCGCAACCTGGGGCGGAAGTACGTCCCAAGGGTTGGGCTGTTCGCCCATTAAAGCGGTACGTGAGCTGGGTTCAGAACGTCGTGAGACAGTTCGGTCCATATCCGGTGCAGGCGTAAGAGCATTGAGAGGAGTCCTCCTTAGTACGAGAGGACCGGGAGGAACGCACCGCTGGTGTACCAGTTATTGTACCCACAGTAGACGCTGGGTAGCCAAGTGCGGAGCGGATAACCGCTGAAAGCATCTAAGTGGGAAGCCCACCTCAAGATGAGTGCTCTCACTACAAATGTAGGTAAGGTCACGGGCAGAACACCCGTTGATAGGCTCTATGTGGAAGTGCAGTAATGCATGAAGCAGAGGAGTACTAATAGACCGAGGGCTTGACCTCATCAATCATTGGTTATTTCGCGTTACTTGCAGTCTTCAGGGTTTTGTTGACAGTTAACTGTTAACCGTTAACCGTCAACCAACCACAAGTTTTCCTGGTGTCTATTGCGCTGTGGAACCACACTGACTCCATCCCGAACTCAGAGGTGAAACGCTGCTGCGGCCACGATAGTCTAGGGGTTGCCCTACGCCACAATAGCTCGATGCCAGGTCTATTCATGAAACAACACAAATTGCCTCTCCAATAACATAAGGAGGGGCTTTTTGTTTTATAGCCATAGCCATGTTCTTTAGGACTTTAAGAGGATGTTTGAAAAGTCGGTCAGGCAGTAAAAAAGCCCAGGCTTTTGGTTTTGAGTTAATTCCTCAGTCCTCAGAAAATCTGGTTTCTTAGAAGAGGGATTAAAAACTCCATTAAATTTAGAAATAGCTATATCTGCGCTGCTACGCGTTATAACAATGCATATCTTTTTACATTCTTAAAATACCCGATAAAAAAAGTCGGGTATGTTTGACTGGTATTTCTACTCGTGTTAGTATCATGCGACAGTTGACAGACAAACAGGGAAAGCTAGGTTTATGACTCAGACAAAATCCGCACTTAACGAAGCAGCCACATATTTTCAAGCCTTGAAGTGTAAGGAATGTGGTGAGGAATATGAACTAAAAGCCAACCATGTTTGTGAGTTATGCTTTGGGCCTTTAGAAGTTAAGTATGACTACAATGCTCTGCGTCATTCTGTCACTCGTGAAAAAATTCAAGCTGGGCCGAATTCTATTTGGCGTTACCGTGCCTTTCTGCCTGTAGCAACTGACAATGTTATAGATGTGGGAACAGGTATGACTCCCCTGGTTCGTTCTCACCGTCTGGCTCGTCGTCTGGGTTTAAACAAGCTTTATATTAAAAATGATGCTGTCAATATGCCCACCCTTAGCTTCAAGGATCGGGTGGTTTCAGTTGCTTTAAGTAGAGCTAGAGAATTAGGCTTTACCACTGTTTCTTGTGCTAGTACTGGTAATTTGGCTAATTCTACAGCAGCGATCGCAGCTCATGCTGGTTTAGATTGCTGTGTGTTTATCCCTGCTGACTTGGAAGCAGGTAAAGTCATGGGTAGCCTGATCTACAGCCCAACATTGATGGCTGTGAAGGGTAATTACGATCAGGTTAATCGTCTGTGTTCGGAAGTAGCTAATACACATGGATGGGGTTTTGTCAATATTAATCTTCGCCCTTACTACTCTGAAGGTTCTAAGACTCTAGGTTTTGAAGTTGCTGAACAATTGGGTTGGGAATTACCTGACCATATTGTGGCTCCTCTAGCATCTGGTTCGCTATTTACAAAAATTTATAAAGGATTCAAAGAATTCGTAGAAGTTGGTTTAGTAGAAGACAAGAAAGTCCGTTTTAGCGGCGCGCAAGCTGAGGGTTGTTCTCCCATCGCGCAAGCATATAAAGAAGGACGTGATTTTATTAAACCAGTCAAACCAAATACCATTGCTAAATCTATTGCCATTGGCAACCCAGCAGATGGTGTTTATGCCGTAGAGATAGCTAACAAAACAAACGGTAATATTGAATCAGTCAATGATGCAGAAATCATTGAAGGCATCAAGCTGTTAGCTGAAACAGAAGGCATTTTCACTGAAACAGCTGGTGGTACAACAGTTGCAGTGCTGAAAAAATTAGTAGAAGCTGGCAAAATTGATCCAGATGAAACTACTGTGGTATACATCACTGGCAATGGTTTGAAAACTCAAGAAGCACTTCATGGCTATATTGGCGAACCTTTGACAATTGATGCCAAACTCGACAGTTTTGAACGCGCACTAGAGCGTTCTCGCACTCTTGATCGTTTGGAATGGCAGCAAGTACTCGTCTAAAGGATGAAAGGTAAAGGATGAAAGATTAAACTCAATCCTTCATACTTCATACTTTATACTTCTTATTTCACACTTCTTACTTCAATTATGTCTGTAACAGTTTTAGTTCCCACGGCTCTTCAAAAATTTACCAATAACCAAGCTACATTAGAATGCAGTGGCAGTACGATCGCAGAATTATTTGATTCTTTAGAACAAAGCTGTCCTGGTATTAAAGCGCGCTTGTGCGATGAAGCAGGAGCACCACGGCGCTTTTTGAATTTGTATGTCAATAGCGAAGATATTCGCTTTCTGGATGGCACAGCTACACCTCTCAAAGATGGTGATGAAGTCAGTATTGTCCCTGCTGTTGCAGGTGGTTGATAAAGAGAAGTTTGAAATTTGTTAAATATACATTAATAAGCGTGCTATTACGGCACGCTTATGCTTTTTGGGTATGGGCATTGGACAATAGTTATTTCTCCCCAAACTACCTACCTCTATGAATATTTAGCAATAAATCTGCAAATTTTGTCTTCCTTGCACCAATAACTTGAGCATAGATATATAAAAATTTGTATGCTGAGGTTAATAGGTCTTAATAGTTCTTTTTAAAACTGGTGCAAGAAGATTTTAGGTTAATTGTTGATTTAGTCTCAGTTCTGGCTGTCGCAGCATGTGGCGGACTGTTTGCAGCGCTGTTACGACAACCTGTGTTGTTAGGGTATCTCATCGGCGGGATGGTGGTGGGGCCGGCGGGACTGGGATTGATTAAAGAAGTTATCCAAGTAGAGACTCTGGCTCAGTTTGGGGTCGCTTTCTTGTTATTTGCTTTGGGTGTAGAGTTTTCCTTTGCAGAACTGAAGAAGGTAAAAGCGATCGCTCTGGGTGGTGGAGGGCTACAAATTGCGCTGACGATTTTAATCACGGTTGTGATTTGCGGTGTCACTGGTGCTTGGGGAGCCTTACCTGCGAAGGGTGTGTTTTTGGGGTCAATTCTTTCTTTATCTTCCACCGCAGTTGTCCTCAAATGCTTGATGGAAAGCAATGAAACAGACACGCCCC contains the following coding sequences:
- the thrC gene encoding threonine synthase codes for the protein MTQTKSALNEAATYFQALKCKECGEEYELKANHVCELCFGPLEVKYDYNALRHSVTREKIQAGPNSIWRYRAFLPVATDNVIDVGTGMTPLVRSHRLARRLGLNKLYIKNDAVNMPTLSFKDRVVSVALSRARELGFTTVSCASTGNLANSTAAIAAHAGLDCCVFIPADLEAGKVMGSLIYSPTLMAVKGNYDQVNRLCSEVANTHGWGFVNINLRPYYSEGSKTLGFEVAEQLGWELPDHIVAPLASGSLFTKIYKGFKEFVEVGLVEDKKVRFSGAQAEGCSPIAQAYKEGRDFIKPVKPNTIAKSIAIGNPADGVYAVEIANKTNGNIESVNDAEIIEGIKLLAETEGIFTETAGGTTVAVLKKLVEAGKIDPDETTVVYITGNGLKTQEALHGYIGEPLTIDAKLDSFERALERSRTLDRLEWQQVLV
- a CDS encoding MoaD/ThiS family protein, with translation MSVTVLVPTALQKFTNNQATLECSGSTIAELFDSLEQSCPGIKARLCDEAGAPRRFLNLYVNSEDIRFLDGTATPLKDGDEVSIVPAVAGG